One Lysinibacillus sp. OF-1 DNA segment encodes these proteins:
- the mltG gene encoding endolytic transglycosylase MltG — protein sequence MDNGSKKQEMFSKMQERKSEVKIVRKIVAIIAIVFVLIIGVVGILGYNYVKGALKPLDPNATKTIAVEVPIGSSLSSISTLLEKKDVIKDARVFKYYAKFKNESQFQAGNYDLTQAMTFDELIESLKTGKVYRKPVFTMTVPEGLTLEQIGNVIEKKTPYTKQEFMDLVTSDTFVQQMMANYPELVTEAVLADNIRYDLEGYLYPATYSYYEEKPSLQGIVEEMIAAMNNVVKNYSDVLAEKQMSVHQLLTFASLLEEEATAQTDRETIASVFYNRINEGMPLQTDPTVLYALGDHKDRVLFEDLEVDNAYNTYKNKGLPPGPIAGAGKTSIEATLNPSQTDYFYFLADKEGVNHFSKTYDEHLQKIAKYLQKEE from the coding sequence GTGGATAACGGTTCTAAAAAACAAGAAATGTTTTCAAAAATGCAGGAAAGAAAATCTGAGGTAAAAATCGTGAGAAAAATCGTTGCAATTATTGCGATTGTTTTCGTGCTTATAATCGGTGTTGTTGGTATCCTTGGGTACAACTATGTCAAGGGTGCATTAAAGCCACTCGATCCTAATGCGACGAAGACCATTGCTGTGGAAGTACCTATTGGTTCTAGTTTATCATCCATTTCCACGCTGCTAGAGAAAAAAGACGTCATTAAAGATGCACGTGTTTTTAAATACTATGCAAAATTTAAAAATGAATCTCAATTCCAAGCAGGAAATTATGATCTAACACAGGCGATGACATTCGATGAACTGATCGAAAGCTTGAAAACAGGGAAAGTCTACCGTAAGCCTGTCTTTACAATGACAGTTCCGGAGGGCTTAACACTTGAACAAATTGGGAATGTGATTGAAAAGAAAACACCATACACAAAACAGGAATTTATGGATCTTGTGACGAGTGATACATTTGTTCAGCAAATGATGGCCAATTATCCTGAACTTGTCACGGAGGCTGTGTTAGCGGATAATATTCGCTATGATTTAGAGGGCTATCTTTACCCAGCCACTTACTCTTACTATGAAGAAAAACCATCATTACAGGGAATTGTAGAAGAGATGATAGCGGCGATGAATAATGTGGTGAAGAACTATAGTGATGTTTTAGCAGAAAAACAAATGTCGGTGCATCAGCTGTTAACATTTGCCTCATTATTAGAAGAAGAAGCGACAGCTCAAACAGATCGAGAGACAATCGCAAGTGTCTTCTATAATCGAATAAATGAAGGCATGCCATTACAGACAGACCCGACCGTGTTATATGCACTTGGTGATCATAAAGATCGTGTGCTTTTTGAAGATTTAGAAGTGGATAATGCTTATAACACTTATAAAAATAAAGGCTTACCACCTGGACCAATCGCTGGTGCTGGTAAAACTTCTATTGAGGCAACATTAAATCCAAGTCAAACCGACTATTTCTATTTCTTAGCAGATAAAGAGGGTGTTAATCACTTCTCGAAAACATATGATGAGCATTTACAGAAAATAGCAAAATATTTACAAAAAGAAGAATAA